In Nocardioides cavernae, a single genomic region encodes these proteins:
- a CDS encoding APC family permease — protein sequence MSVGDVSKRILLGRKLRSSQLGETLLPKRIALPVFASDALSSVAYAPDEVFIMLAVAGASTYVWSWKIGLAVALVMLTVVASYRQTVHAYPSGGGDYEVATVNLGRNAGVTVASALLVDYVLTVAVSISSAAQYAAGAVNGLIGHEATVAVVAVVLLTAMNLRGVRESGAFFAVPTYLFMFAILGMCAYGLMRLLAGDLPEAESAHLTIVPQPGWEEPLTQIGLMFLLARAFSSGCAALTGVEAISNGVPAFRKPKSRNAATTLLLLALIAISMMLSVIVLANQMAIRFVDPHELDRLRTASGDALPDGYEQHPVIAQIAAGVFDHFPPGFYFVLTVTGIILVLAANTAFNGFPVLGSILAQDGLAPRSLGSRGDRLAYSNGIVFLAAMSILLIWIFDAETTKLIQLYIVGVFVSFNLSQLGMIRHWTRHLRTERDPAVRRRMMRSRAINTFGLGLTAVVLVIVLITKFLAGAWITILAMGFFFALMQAIGRHYARVELELAADEQDKVMPTRVHAIVLASKLHKPTLRALAFARATRPNVLEAIYVSIDSKATSRLLEEWDDRNLDIPLKVLHSPYREVVRPIVEYTQEIRRASPRGVVAVYIPEYVVGRWWEQLLHNQTALRLKGRLLFTPGVMVISVPYQLRSSQVAEERRRDEVRVHAGDLRRGRVSSRTSRQIDDS from the coding sequence GTGAGTGTCGGCGACGTGTCCAAGCGGATCCTGCTGGGTCGCAAGCTCCGCAGCAGCCAGCTGGGGGAGACGCTCCTCCCCAAGCGGATCGCCCTGCCGGTGTTCGCCAGCGACGCGCTGTCCTCGGTGGCGTACGCGCCCGACGAGGTGTTCATCATGCTCGCCGTCGCCGGCGCGTCGACGTACGTCTGGTCGTGGAAGATCGGCCTCGCCGTGGCCCTGGTGATGCTCACGGTCGTCGCGAGCTACCGCCAGACCGTGCACGCCTACCCCTCGGGCGGCGGCGACTACGAGGTGGCCACGGTCAACCTCGGCCGCAACGCCGGGGTGACGGTCGCGAGCGCGCTGCTCGTCGACTACGTGCTCACGGTCGCGGTGTCGATCTCGTCGGCCGCGCAGTACGCCGCCGGGGCCGTCAACGGGCTCATCGGCCACGAGGCGACGGTCGCGGTCGTCGCGGTCGTCCTCCTGACGGCGATGAACCTGCGCGGTGTGCGGGAGTCCGGCGCGTTCTTCGCCGTGCCGACCTACCTGTTCATGTTCGCCATCCTGGGCATGTGCGCCTACGGCCTGATGCGCCTGCTGGCCGGCGACCTCCCCGAGGCGGAGAGCGCCCACCTGACGATCGTCCCCCAACCCGGGTGGGAGGAGCCGCTCACCCAGATCGGGTTGATGTTCCTGCTGGCCCGCGCGTTCTCGTCGGGCTGTGCGGCCCTCACCGGCGTCGAGGCCATCAGCAACGGCGTACCGGCCTTCCGCAAGCCGAAGAGCCGCAACGCGGCGACGACGCTGCTGCTGCTCGCCCTGATCGCGATCTCGATGATGCTCAGCGTCATCGTGCTCGCCAACCAGATGGCGATCCGCTTCGTCGACCCGCACGAGCTCGACCGGCTGCGGACGGCGTCCGGGGACGCGCTGCCCGACGGCTACGAGCAGCACCCGGTGATCGCCCAGATCGCCGCGGGGGTCTTCGACCACTTCCCGCCGGGCTTCTACTTCGTGCTCACCGTCACCGGGATCATCCTCGTGCTGGCGGCCAACACGGCCTTCAACGGCTTCCCGGTCCTCGGGTCGATCCTCGCCCAGGACGGCCTGGCGCCCCGCTCGCTCGGCTCGCGGGGCGACCGTCTCGCCTACAGCAACGGCATCGTCTTCCTCGCGGCCATGTCGATCCTGCTGATCTGGATCTTCGACGCCGAGACGACCAAGCTCATCCAGCTCTACATCGTCGGCGTCTTCGTCTCCTTCAACCTCAGCCAGCTCGGCATGATCCGCCACTGGACCCGACACCTGCGCACCGAGCGCGACCCGGCGGTACGCCGTCGGATGATGCGGTCGCGGGCCATCAACACCTTCGGCCTCGGGCTGACCGCCGTCGTCCTGGTGATCGTGCTGATCACCAAGTTCCTCGCCGGAGCGTGGATCACGATCCTGGCGATGGGCTTCTTCTTCGCGCTCATGCAGGCCATCGGACGCCACTACGCCCGGGTCGAGCTCGAGCTCGCGGCCGACGAGCAGGACAAGGTCATGCCGACCCGGGTCCACGCGATCGTGCTGGCGTCCAAGCTGCACAAGCCGACCCTGCGGGCGCTGGCCTTCGCCCGTGCCACCCGGCCCAACGTCCTCGAGGCGATCTACGTCAGCATCGACTCCAAGGCCACCAGCAGGCTGCTGGAGGAGTGGGACGACCGGAACCTCGACATCCCCCTCAAGGTGCTGCACTCGCCCTACCGCGAGGTCGTGCGCCCGATCGTGGAGTACACCCAGGAGATCCGCCGGGCCAGCCCGCGCGGCGTCGTGGCTGTCTACATCCCGGAGTACGTCGTCGGGCGCTGGTGGGAGCAGCTGCTCCACAACCAGACGGCGCTCAGGCTCAAGGGACGCCTGCTCTTCACGCCGGGTGTCATGGTCATCTCCGTGCCCTACCAGCTGCGGTCCTCCCAGGTCGCCGAGGAGCGTCGCCGCGACGAGGTCCGGGTGCACGCCGGTGACCTGCGCCGGGGCCGCGTCTCCTCGCGCACGAGCCGACAGATCGACGACTCATGA
- a CDS encoding potassium channel family protein, translating into MHVVIMGCGRVGSTLARSLEDRNHTVSVIDSEPDAFRRLGPEFNGDKITGYGFDQQVLEKAGIRRADAFAAVSSGDNSNIIAARVARETFGLQQVVARIYDPGRAEVYQRLGITTVATVKWTADQILRRILPAGAEPDFRDPSGTIRVDHIPVPESWIGNRTVEFQMQSRSRIAWIDRLGEGMLPTRETVLQEGDMLHIVIREENAAHAYAVLEAGPEDD; encoded by the coding sequence GTGCACGTCGTGATCATGGGTTGTGGCCGCGTCGGTTCGACGCTCGCCCGTAGCCTCGAGGACCGCAACCACACCGTGTCCGTCATCGACAGCGAGCCCGATGCGTTCCGGCGCCTGGGCCCCGAGTTCAACGGCGACAAGATCACGGGCTACGGCTTCGACCAGCAGGTGCTGGAGAAGGCCGGCATCCGCCGCGCCGACGCCTTCGCCGCGGTCTCCAGTGGTGACAACTCCAACATCATCGCGGCGCGAGTCGCGCGGGAGACCTTCGGTCTCCAGCAGGTCGTCGCCCGCATCTACGACCCCGGTCGCGCCGAGGTCTACCAGCGCCTCGGCATCACGACGGTCGCGACCGTGAAGTGGACGGCCGACCAGATCCTCCGCCGGATCCTGCCCGCTGGCGCAGAGCCCGACTTCCGCGACCCGTCCGGAACGATCCGCGTCGACCACATCCCCGTCCCGGAGTCCTGGATCGGCAACCGGACCGTCGAGTTCCAGATGCAGTCGCGCAGCCGGATCGCGTGGATCGATCGGCTCGGCGAGGGCATGCTGCCGACCCGGGAGACGGTCCTCCAGGAGGGCGACATGCTGCACATCGTGATCCGCGAGGAGAACGCGGCCCACGCGTACGCCGTGCTCGAGGCCGGCCCCGAAGACGACTGA